Proteins from one Planctomyces sp. SH-PL62 genomic window:
- the nuoH gene encoding NADH-quinone oxidoreductase subunit NuoH, with product MTIWVLIGILIKILVIVGVTQGTVAYLILVERKVAAYAQDRIGPNRCGSQFGLPAALLQPLADGAKMLLKEDVVPKYVTKPLYILAPWIAIVTAMIGFAVVPFGPVGPGQIIDFQIAPNVDMGLLYVLAVGSLAVYGVILAGWASNNKYAFIGGMRSSAQLISYEIPLGMSILGMLLIAGSLDMNQIIAWQSNNVWGVFVQPLGFILFFTSAFAETNRLPFDLPESEQELVGGFHTEYSAMKFGMFFLGEYLHIITISFITVIMFWGGWHLPFLGLTPESNSLLSTVLKVGIITGKVFLVILFIMWIRWTLPRFRYDQLMDLAWKSMIPLALINLVATAGVVQLVRTYWN from the coding sequence ATGACGATTTGGGTGTTGATCGGGATCCTCATCAAGATCCTCGTGATTGTCGGGGTGACTCAGGGGACGGTCGCGTACCTGATCCTCGTCGAGCGGAAGGTCGCCGCGTACGCGCAGGACCGGATCGGGCCCAACCGCTGCGGCAGCCAGTTCGGGCTGCCGGCCGCCCTGCTCCAGCCCCTGGCCGACGGCGCCAAGATGCTGCTCAAGGAGGACGTGGTCCCGAAGTACGTGACCAAACCCCTCTACATCCTGGCCCCGTGGATCGCGATCGTGACGGCGATGATCGGCTTCGCCGTCGTGCCGTTCGGCCCCGTCGGCCCGGGCCAGATCATCGACTTCCAGATCGCCCCCAACGTCGACATGGGCCTGCTCTACGTACTGGCGGTCGGCAGCCTGGCGGTCTACGGCGTGATCCTCGCCGGCTGGGCGTCGAACAACAAGTACGCGTTCATCGGCGGCATGCGGTCGAGCGCCCAGCTGATCAGCTACGAGATCCCGCTGGGGATGTCGATCCTGGGGATGCTGCTCATTGCCGGCTCGCTCGACATGAACCAGATCATCGCCTGGCAGAGCAACAACGTCTGGGGCGTGTTCGTCCAGCCGCTGGGCTTCATCCTGTTCTTCACGAGCGCCTTCGCCGAGACCAACCGCCTGCCGTTCGACCTTCCCGAGTCCGAGCAGGAACTGGTGGGAGGCTTCCACACCGAGTACTCGGCGATGAAGTTCGGCATGTTCTTCCTCGGCGAGTACCTGCACATCATCACGATCAGCTTCATCACCGTGATCATGTTCTGGGGCGGCTGGCACCTCCCGTTCCTCGGCCTGACGCCGGAGTCGAACAGCCTGCTCAGCACGGTGCTCAAGGTCGGGATCATCACCGGCAAGGTGTTCCTGGTCATCCTGTTCATCATGTGGATCCGCTGGACGCTCCCCCGGTTCCGGTACGACCAGCTGATGGACCTGGCGTGGAAGTCGATGATCCCGCTGGCGCTCATCAATCTGGTGGCCACCGCCGGC